The Drosophila teissieri strain GT53w chromosome X, Prin_Dtei_1.1, whole genome shotgun sequence genome has a segment encoding these proteins:
- the LOC122624585 gene encoding histidine--tRNA ligase, cytoplasmic isoform X2, giving the protein MSDTREQILEQIKVQGDLVRQLKAAKESKEKIDEQVARLLALKATLGGDAAPTNQKFTLKTPKGTRDYGPQQMTLRQGVLDKIVQVFKRHGGEAIDTPVFELKEVLTGKYGEDSKLIYDLKDQGGEILSMRYDLTVPLARYLAMNKISSIKRYHIAKVYRRDNPAMTKGRYREFYQCDFDIAGTYDPMLPDAECVKIVSEILDTLDIGDYVIKLNHRQLLDGMFQACGVPADSFRTICSAVDKLDKSPWADVRKEMVDEKGLDEAAADRIGEYVRLSGGAELVEQLLADEKLKAVPNAVKGLEGMKQLLKYCSIFGLDKRVSFDLSLARGLDYYTGVIYEGVLKGESATVASPAKTSQQNGEQANEPATVGSVAGGGRYDNLVGMFDPRGKAVPCVGVSIGVERIFSVLEARAAASGLKLRTSDVEVYVASAHKGLHEQRLKVLNLLWDAGVKAEHSYKLNPKLLVQLQHCEEHQIPLVVVLGDAELAQGLVKLREVTTREETNVKLEDLAAEIRRRQQSA; this is encoded by the exons ATGAGTGATACGCGTGAGCAGATTCTGGAGCAAATCAAAGTGCAAGGCGATCTCGTCCGTCAGTTGAAAGCAGCGAAGGAGTCAAAGGAGAAG ATCGATGAGCAGGTCGCCCGCCTACTGGCCTTAAAGGCCACACTGGGCGGAGATGCCGCCCCCACCAACCAGAAGTTCACCCTAAAGACGCCCAAGGGCACCCGGGACTATGGTCCCCAGCAGATGACCCTGCGCCAGGGCGTCCTGGACAAGATCGTCCAGGTGTTCAAGCGCCACGGCGGCGAGGCCATCGATACGCCCGTCTTCGAGCTGAAG GAAGTGCTGACGGGCAAGTACGGCGAGGACTCAAAGCTGATCTACGACTTAAAGGACCAGGGCGGTGAGATCCTATCGATGAGGTATGACCTGACGGTGCCGCTGGCTCGTTACCTGGCAATGAACAAGATCTCGAGCATCAAGCGCTACCACATCGCAAAGGTCTACCGTCGCGACAATCCGGCGATGACCAAGGGTCGCTATCGGGAGTTCTACCAGTGCGACTTTGACATTGCCGGAACCTACGATCCCATGCTGCCGGATGCCGAGTGCGTCAAGATTGTGTCGGAGATACTGGACACcctggacattggggactaTGTGATAAAGCTAAATCACCGCCAGCTCTTGGACGGCATGTTCCAGGCGTGCGGAGTGCCCGCGGACAGCTTCCGCACCATCTGCTCTGCGGTGGATAAGTTGGACAAG TCCCCCTGGGCGGATGTGCGCAAGGAGATGGTGGACGAGAAGGGCCTGGACGAGGCAGCAGCGGATCGAATTGGGGAGTACGTGCGATTAAGCGGCGGTGCCGAGCTGGTGGAGCAGTTGCTGGCCGACGAGAAACTCAAGGCTGTGCCGAATGCGGTGAAGGGATTGGAAGGCATGAAGCAGCTCCTCAAGTACTGCTCCATATTCGGTCTGGATAAGCGCGTGAGCTTCGATTTGAGTCTGGCCCGTGGCCTGGACTACTATACCGGTGTTATCTACGAAGGTGTGCTCAAGGGAGAGTCCGCCACCGTGGCATCTCCGGCAAAGACATCACAGCAAAACGGAGAGCAGGCAAACGAGCCGGCCACCGTGGGATCCGTGGCTGGTGGCGGTCGCTACGACAACCTGGTGGGCATGTTCGATCCGCGAGGCAAAGCTGTGCCGTGCGTCGGCGTATCCATTGGCGTGGAGCGTATCTTCTCGGTTCTGGAGGCGCGGGCGGCTGCGAGCGGTCTGAAGCTGCGCACCAGCGACGTCGAGGTTTACGTGGCCTCCGCCCACAAGGGTCTCCACGAGCAGCGACTGAAGGTTCTGAATCTGCTGTGGGACGCTGGCGTTAAG GCGGAGCACTCTTACAAGCTGAACCCTAAACTACtcgtgcagctgcagcactgCGAGGAGCACCAGATTCCCCTGGTGGTGGTCCTTGGCGATGCAGAGCTGGCGCAGGGATTGGTCAAGCTGCGTGAGGTGACAACGCGCGAGGAGACCAACGTCAAGCTGGAGGATCTGGCCGCCGAAATCCGGCGACGACAGCAATCCGCCTAG
- the LOC122624584 gene encoding glutathione hydrolase 1 proenzyme, with protein sequence MRIVWTKKVLLWLLLAGLLVTALTLGLVFGLKNRDALYVSGAVVSNGIGCAAVGGETLTDGGSAVDAAIATLLCEGLLLPHSMGIGGGFVATIYTRSTRKVETVIARESAPAAAHKDMFVGESEITGARAGAVPGEILGYWEMHRRYGILPWKRLFEPAIKLAREGHVVSRYLASAIQSKLVNIQADPGLSAVFLNASGEPYVEGDYMKRPALADTLERIAENGAKEFYDGGETGRKFVEDIQKMGGIITEQDLRDYTVRWESDGHVSAHVSGTYTLYSTPMPSSGPVLAFILNLMADLYTDNEQVYWQRAVEAFKHAYGQRTNLGDLYADPVSAASINATLEEMLKPEFLESVRKLIHDNSTSQDYLYYGANFTVEEDHGTAHMNVLATNGDAVSITSTINNYFGSKVASTQTGIILNDEMDDFSTPGVINGFGVPASPANYIYPGKRPMSSMSPCIIVDQDGNVRLLVGAAGGTRITTSVAAVIMKYLLRNESLTAAVNNGRLHHQLAPMRVSYEHEVDSSISAYLQQVGHELYEEPAGSSFAAVTAIGALEQPEPFYDRRRIGSSLTLAKTNKMQH encoded by the exons ATGAG GATTGTGTGGACTAAGAAGGTCTTGCTATGGCTACTGCTGGCTGGCCTCCTGGTGACGGCACTGACCCTCGGCCTGGTCTTCGGCCTAAAGAATCGGGATGCGCTGTATGTCAGCGGAGCCGTGGTGTCCAACGGCATCGGCTGTGCTGCGGTTGGCGGTGAGACGCTTACGGATGGCGGTTCCGCCGTAGATGCAGCCATTGCCACGCTGCTGTGCGAGGGCCTGCTGTTGCCCCACTCCATGGGCATTGGCGGTGGCTTCGTGGCCACCATATATACGCGGAGTACGCGCAAGGTGGAGACGGTGATTGCCAGGGAATCGGCACCGGCGGCTGCGCACAAGGACATGTTCGTGGGCGAGTCGGAGATAACGGGCGCCAGAGCGGGTGCTGTGCCCGGCGAGATACTCGGCTACTGGGAGATGCATCGTCGCTATGGCATTCTGCCCTGGAAACGCCTCTTCGAGCCGGCCATTAAGCTGGCCCGCGAGGGTCATGTCGTGTCACGCTATCTGGCCTCCGCCATTCAGTCGAAGCTGGTGAACATCCAGGCGGATCCGGGGCTCTCGGCCGTGTTCCTCAACGCAAGCGGTGAACCCTACGTGGAGGGTGACTACATGAAGCGTCCTGCCCTGGCAGATACGCTGGAGCGGATCGCCGAGAATGGAGCCAAGGAGTTCTACGATGGCGGCGAGACGGGTCGCAAGTTCGTCGAGGACATCCAGAAGATGGGCGGCATCATCACGGAGCAGGACCTGCGCGACTACACGGTGCGCTGGGAGAGCGATGGACACGTGTCCGCCCATGTGAGTGGCACCTACACGCTCTACTCCACGCCCATGCCCAGCAGCGGACCCGTTCTGGCCTTCATCCTCAACCTGATGGCCGATCTGTATACGGACAACGAGCAGGTCTACTGGCAGCGCGCGGTGGAGGCCTTCAAGCACGCCTATGGCCAGCGTACGAATCTGGGCGATTTGTATGCCGATCCCGTGAGCGCCGCGTCCATCAATGCCACCCTGGAGGAGATGCTCAAGCCGGAGTTCCTGGAGAGCGTCAGGAAGCTGATCCACGACAACAGCACTTCGCAGGATTACCTCTACTATGGCGCCAATTTCACTGTGGAGGAGGACCATGGCACCGCCCACATGAATGTCTTGGCCACCAATGGCGACGCCGTGTCCATCACCAGTACCATCAATAACTA TTTCGGCTCCAAGGTGGCCTCCACCCAGACGGGAATCATCCTGAACGACGAGATGGACGACTTCTCCACACCGGGCGTGATCAATGGCTTCGGTGTGCCCGCCTCGCCGGCCAACTACATATATCCCGGCAAGCGTCCCATGTCCTCGATGAGTCCGTGCATTATCGTGGACCAGGATGGCAATGTACGTCTGCTGGTCGGAGCAGCAGGTGGCACTCGCATCACCACCAGTGTGGCAGCT GTGATCATGAAGTACCTGCTCCGCAACGAGAGCCTCACCGCCGCCGTGAACAATGGCCGCCTGCACCACCAGTTGGCCCCCATGCGCGTGAGCTATGAGCACGAGGTGGACAGCAGCATCAGCGCCTATCTGCAGCAGGTGGGTCATGAGCTGTACGAGGAGCCCGCCGGGTCCAGCTTCGCCGCAGTGACCGCCATTGGTGCACTGGAGCAGCCGGAGCCCTTCTACGATCGCCGTCGCATCGGCAGCTCCCTCACGCTGGCCAAAACCAACAAGATGCAGCATTAG
- the LOC122624585 gene encoding histidine--tRNA ligase, cytoplasmic isoform X3, whose protein sequence is MSDTREQILEQIKVQGDLVRQLKAAKESKEKTAPSGGGRVSSSGVPAQRQQQQPQKQQQAQEQQQHEQLQQIDEQVARLLALKATLGGDAAPTNQKFTLKTPKGTRDYGPQQMTLRQGVLDKIVQVFKRHGGEAIDTPVFELKEVLTGKYGEDSKLIYDLKDQGGEILSMRYDLTVPLARYLAMNKISSIKRYHIAKVYRRDNPAMTKGRYREFYQCDFDIAGTYDPMLPDAECVKIVSEILDTLDIGDYVIKLNHRQLLDGMFQACGVPADSFRTICSAVDKLDKSPWADVRKEMVDEKGLDEAAADRIGEYVRLSGGAELVEQLLADEKLKAVPNAVKGLEGMKQLLKYCSIFGLDKRVSFDLSLARGLDYYTGVIYEGVLKGESATVASPAKTSQQNGEQANEPATVGSVAGGGRYDNLVGMFDPRGKAVPCVGVSIGVERIFSVLEARAAASGLKLRTSDVEVYVASAHKGLHEQRLKVLNLLWDAGVKAEHSYKLNPKLLVQLQHCEEHQIPLVVVLGDAELAQGLVKLREVTTREETNVKLEDLAAEIRRRQQSA, encoded by the exons ATGAGTGATACGCGTGAGCAGATTCTGGAGCAAATCAAAGTGCAAGGCGATCTCGTCCGTCAGTTGAAAGCAGCGAAGGAGTCAAAGGAGAAG ACGGCGCCCTCTGGCGGCGGGCGCGTCAGCTCGTCCGGCGTTCCAGcccaacgacaacaacaacagccacaaaaacaacaacaagcacaagaacaacaacaacatgagcaactgcagcag ATCGATGAGCAGGTCGCCCGCCTACTGGCCTTAAAGGCCACACTGGGCGGAGATGCCGCCCCCACCAACCAGAAGTTCACCCTAAAGACGCCCAAGGGCACCCGGGACTATGGTCCCCAGCAGATGACCCTGCGCCAGGGCGTCCTGGACAAGATCGTCCAGGTGTTCAAGCGCCACGGCGGCGAGGCCATCGATACGCCCGTCTTCGAGCTGAAG GAAGTGCTGACGGGCAAGTACGGCGAGGACTCAAAGCTGATCTACGACTTAAAGGACCAGGGCGGTGAGATCCTATCGATGAGGTATGACCTGACGGTGCCGCTGGCTCGTTACCTGGCAATGAACAAGATCTCGAGCATCAAGCGCTACCACATCGCAAAGGTCTACCGTCGCGACAATCCGGCGATGACCAAGGGTCGCTATCGGGAGTTCTACCAGTGCGACTTTGACATTGCCGGAACCTACGATCCCATGCTGCCGGATGCCGAGTGCGTCAAGATTGTGTCGGAGATACTGGACACcctggacattggggactaTGTGATAAAGCTAAATCACCGCCAGCTCTTGGACGGCATGTTCCAGGCGTGCGGAGTGCCCGCGGACAGCTTCCGCACCATCTGCTCTGCGGTGGATAAGTTGGACAAG TCCCCCTGGGCGGATGTGCGCAAGGAGATGGTGGACGAGAAGGGCCTGGACGAGGCAGCAGCGGATCGAATTGGGGAGTACGTGCGATTAAGCGGCGGTGCCGAGCTGGTGGAGCAGTTGCTGGCCGACGAGAAACTCAAGGCTGTGCCGAATGCGGTGAAGGGATTGGAAGGCATGAAGCAGCTCCTCAAGTACTGCTCCATATTCGGTCTGGATAAGCGCGTGAGCTTCGATTTGAGTCTGGCCCGTGGCCTGGACTACTATACCGGTGTTATCTACGAAGGTGTGCTCAAGGGAGAGTCCGCCACCGTGGCATCTCCGGCAAAGACATCACAGCAAAACGGAGAGCAGGCAAACGAGCCGGCCACCGTGGGATCCGTGGCTGGTGGCGGTCGCTACGACAACCTGGTGGGCATGTTCGATCCGCGAGGCAAAGCTGTGCCGTGCGTCGGCGTATCCATTGGCGTGGAGCGTATCTTCTCGGTTCTGGAGGCGCGGGCGGCTGCGAGCGGTCTGAAGCTGCGCACCAGCGACGTCGAGGTTTACGTGGCCTCCGCCCACAAGGGTCTCCACGAGCAGCGACTGAAGGTTCTGAATCTGCTGTGGGACGCTGGCGTTAAG GCGGAGCACTCTTACAAGCTGAACCCTAAACTACtcgtgcagctgcagcactgCGAGGAGCACCAGATTCCCCTGGTGGTGGTCCTTGGCGATGCAGAGCTGGCGCAGGGATTGGTCAAGCTGCGTGAGGTGACAACGCGCGAGGAGACCAACGTCAAGCTGGAGGATCTGGCCGCCGAAATCCGGCGACGACAGCAATCCGCCTAG
- the LOC122624588 gene encoding uncharacterized protein LOC122624588, whose protein sequence is MNRSQKTSKVKRGKRGGGGGIRTQQPDFVEAQVENARKAVERKLMYLSESNRASAPTRPGKRSAAGAGGAAAAVEGAGTAAHGQRRRRSRRSPAQAAAQETTDEEQKSQVETTYKCGNRKRSGYNLLLSPRRNGLTPRNYEAEAAELEAIMAAQRTSSGTAKAGQGDGDGGDAGEYQAGTFGRLQLKPLSSYATAHPLPSYTCGVCGAKFHIRSLLGAHRHIHDDDFKVRFRVRRKRESSTNMAAVHLCKHCDRGFDLERTLHIHQLSYCKKIPPQQRRKLAYTELAHEKKAPLPNFQRTQQQSLPQQGQRNSATTKQQQLTQQEKLHRIIMRESAVHERWR, encoded by the exons atGAACAGGTCGCAGAAAACCAGCAAGGTGAAGCGCGGCAAGcggggcgggggcggtggcATCAGGACTCAGCAGCCGGACTTCGTGGAGGCGCAGGTGGAGAACGCGCGCAAGGCGGTGGAGCGCAAGCTGATGTACCTCTCCGAGTCGAACCGAGCCAGTGCACCCACTCGTCCGGGCAAGCGGAGCGCGGCGGGAGCGGGCGGAGCAGCGGCCGCAGTGGAAGGAGCGGGCACCGCTGCCCATGGCCAGCGTCGCAGGCGAAGCAGGAGGAGTCCGGCACAGGCTGCAGCCCAGGAGACGACCGACGAGGAGCAGAAATCGCAGGTGGAGACAACGTACAAGTGCGGAAACCGGAAACGCAGCGGTTACAATT TACTGCTGTCGCCTCGTCGCAATGGTCTAACGCCCCGGAACTATGAGGCTGAGGCGGCGGAACTGGAAGCCATCATGGCCGCCCAGCGAACGTCCAGCGGTACGGCGAAGGCTGGTCAAGGCGATGGGGATGGCGGGGATGCCGGGGAGTATCAGGCCGGCACGTTTGGTCGCCTGCAGCTGAAGCCGCTGAGCAGCTATGCCACGGCCCACCCACTGCCCAGCTACACGTGCGGCGTGTGCGGGGCCAAGTTCCACATCCGATCGCTGCTGGGCGCCCACCGGCACATCCACGACGACGACTTCAAGGTGCGCTTCCGGGTGCGGCGCAAGCGAGAGAGCAGCACTAACATGGCCGCCGTCCATCTGTGCAAGCACTGCGATCGAGGATTCGACCTGGAGCGCACGCTGCACATCCATCAGCTGAGCTACTGCAAGAAGATACCGCCGCAGCAGCGCCGCAAGCTGGCCTACACGGAGCTGGCGCACGAGAAGAAGGCACCGCTGCCCAACTTCCAGCGgacgcagcagcagtcgctgcCACAGCAGGGACAGCGAAACAGCGCCACCaccaagcagcagcagttgacGCAGCAGGAGAAGCTCCACAGGATCATCATGCGGGAGTCGGCGGTGCACGAGCGCTGGCGCTAG
- the LOC122624587 gene encoding uncharacterized protein LOC122624587, with protein sequence MNKYFNTEILQSLVALVPVDNQDLDKDRRLAMDVVARYVLYVSSNPSAELHPRKVKKNLRNLFGKKATSHGCVVRIREEKFSVPKLNITKMAEPKSLEQENTNEKPPDTISTSIIDLDKRARGGRNITFDPKIIFETECRSNWTEKSIDCIEVLHYNSKFICSSCSPRLLEMYKEKEKQVDLMDPSSVTSQLSIQRTSSESSREDDWNNLQLTGETLQQMYHLMVHLMQRWNGCHRLEGAGSYLDRLRNSDWEVIKWLCQNNFVGDCVITTSIESVSHPTTHSSHVEKFRNGLGHCLRIVGQFFSTGAEEEEEQDREHYGPLVLGPAIDECIAFLVDRVMIAIKWAMHKKVRPSDNAEEPEQLLSLPNGHRSTGEEEQQQLRNAPSTSCTSTHSLTRMEISVNTQCPRPMYLITQRKNPQC encoded by the coding sequence atGAACAAGTACTTCAACACGGAGATCCTGCAATCGCTGGTGGCCCTGGTGCCCGTCGATAATCAGGATCTGGACAAGGATCGTCGCCTGGCCATGGACGTGGTGGCTCGCTACGTGCTGTATGTCTCCTCCAATCCCAGTGCGGAACTTCATCCGCGGAAAGTGAAAAAGAATCTGCGGAATCTTTTCGGAAAGAAGGCGACGTCGCATGGATGCGTGGTGAGAATTCGTGAGGAAAAGTTCTCGGTTCCGAAGCTGAATATCACCAAGATGGCGGAGCCGAAGAGCTTGGAGCAGGAGAATACAAACGAGAAGCCCCCAGATACGATCTCCACGAGCATCATCGATCTGGATAAACGGGCCAGGGGCGGTCGCAACATCACCTTTGATCCCAAGATCATATTTGAGACTGAGTGCCGGTCCAACTGGACGGAGAAGAGTATAGATTGCATTGAAGTACTGCATTACAATTCCAAGTTCAtttgcagctcctgctcccCCAGGCTGCTGGAGATGTataaggagaaggagaagcaaGTGGATCTTATGGATCCCAGCTCCGTGACGAGCCAGCTATCGATCCAGCGGACGAGTTCCGAGTCGAGCCGGGAGGATGATTGGAACAACCTTCAGTTGACGGGGGAAACTCTACAGCAGATGTACCATCTGATGGTTCACTTGATGCAGCGCTGGAATGGATGCCACCGACTGGAAGGGGCGGGCTCCTACCTAGACAGGTTAAGAAATTCCGACTGGGAAGTAATAAAATGGCTTTGCCAAAACAACTTTGTCGGCGACTGCGTGATTACGACTTCCATTGAGTCGGTGAGCCATCCCACCACCCATTCAAGTCACGTGGAGAAATTCCGGAATGGCCTGGGCCACTGCCTGCGTATCGTTGGTCAGTTCTTTTCCACCggggcggaggaggaggaggagcaggaccGGGAACACTATGGTCCACTAGTTTTGGGACCCGCCATCGATGAGTGCATAGCGTTCCTAGTGGACCGCGTCATGATCGCCATCAAATGGGCAATGCATAAGAAGGTGCGGCCATCTGACAATGCAGAGGAGCCGGAGCAGTTGCTATCCTTGCCAAATGGACACAGGAGCACAGgagaagaggagcagcagcagctgaggAACGCCCCAAGCACTTCCTGTACCTCCACCCACTCTTTGACCCGCATGGAAATCTCCGTAAACACGCAATGCCCTCGACCCATGTACCTGATAACCCAGAGAAAGAACCCGCAGTGTTGA
- the LOC122624585 gene encoding histidine--tRNA ligase, cytoplasmic isoform X1 — protein sequence MLRSIGRQWRCSAAFQCATFQTAPSGGGRVSSSGVPAQRQQQQPQKQQQAQEQQQHEQLQQIDEQVARLLALKATLGGDAAPTNQKFTLKTPKGTRDYGPQQMTLRQGVLDKIVQVFKRHGGEAIDTPVFELKEVLTGKYGEDSKLIYDLKDQGGEILSMRYDLTVPLARYLAMNKISSIKRYHIAKVYRRDNPAMTKGRYREFYQCDFDIAGTYDPMLPDAECVKIVSEILDTLDIGDYVIKLNHRQLLDGMFQACGVPADSFRTICSAVDKLDKSPWADVRKEMVDEKGLDEAAADRIGEYVRLSGGAELVEQLLADEKLKAVPNAVKGLEGMKQLLKYCSIFGLDKRVSFDLSLARGLDYYTGVIYEGVLKGESATVASPAKTSQQNGEQANEPATVGSVAGGGRYDNLVGMFDPRGKAVPCVGVSIGVERIFSVLEARAAASGLKLRTSDVEVYVASAHKGLHEQRLKVLNLLWDAGVKAEHSYKLNPKLLVQLQHCEEHQIPLVVVLGDAELAQGLVKLREVTTREETNVKLEDLAAEIRRRQQSA from the exons atgtTGCGTTCAATTGGCCGCCAGTGGCGCTGTAGTGCTGCGTTTCAGTGTGCAACGTTCCAGACGGCGCCCTCTGGCGGCGGGCGCGTCAGCTCGTCCGGCGTTCCAGcccaacgacaacaacaacagccacaaaaacaacaacaagcacaagaacaacaacaacatgagcaactgcagcag ATCGATGAGCAGGTCGCCCGCCTACTGGCCTTAAAGGCCACACTGGGCGGAGATGCCGCCCCCACCAACCAGAAGTTCACCCTAAAGACGCCCAAGGGCACCCGGGACTATGGTCCCCAGCAGATGACCCTGCGCCAGGGCGTCCTGGACAAGATCGTCCAGGTGTTCAAGCGCCACGGCGGCGAGGCCATCGATACGCCCGTCTTCGAGCTGAAG GAAGTGCTGACGGGCAAGTACGGCGAGGACTCAAAGCTGATCTACGACTTAAAGGACCAGGGCGGTGAGATCCTATCGATGAGGTATGACCTGACGGTGCCGCTGGCTCGTTACCTGGCAATGAACAAGATCTCGAGCATCAAGCGCTACCACATCGCAAAGGTCTACCGTCGCGACAATCCGGCGATGACCAAGGGTCGCTATCGGGAGTTCTACCAGTGCGACTTTGACATTGCCGGAACCTACGATCCCATGCTGCCGGATGCCGAGTGCGTCAAGATTGTGTCGGAGATACTGGACACcctggacattggggactaTGTGATAAAGCTAAATCACCGCCAGCTCTTGGACGGCATGTTCCAGGCGTGCGGAGTGCCCGCGGACAGCTTCCGCACCATCTGCTCTGCGGTGGATAAGTTGGACAAG TCCCCCTGGGCGGATGTGCGCAAGGAGATGGTGGACGAGAAGGGCCTGGACGAGGCAGCAGCGGATCGAATTGGGGAGTACGTGCGATTAAGCGGCGGTGCCGAGCTGGTGGAGCAGTTGCTGGCCGACGAGAAACTCAAGGCTGTGCCGAATGCGGTGAAGGGATTGGAAGGCATGAAGCAGCTCCTCAAGTACTGCTCCATATTCGGTCTGGATAAGCGCGTGAGCTTCGATTTGAGTCTGGCCCGTGGCCTGGACTACTATACCGGTGTTATCTACGAAGGTGTGCTCAAGGGAGAGTCCGCCACCGTGGCATCTCCGGCAAAGACATCACAGCAAAACGGAGAGCAGGCAAACGAGCCGGCCACCGTGGGATCCGTGGCTGGTGGCGGTCGCTACGACAACCTGGTGGGCATGTTCGATCCGCGAGGCAAAGCTGTGCCGTGCGTCGGCGTATCCATTGGCGTGGAGCGTATCTTCTCGGTTCTGGAGGCGCGGGCGGCTGCGAGCGGTCTGAAGCTGCGCACCAGCGACGTCGAGGTTTACGTGGCCTCCGCCCACAAGGGTCTCCACGAGCAGCGACTGAAGGTTCTGAATCTGCTGTGGGACGCTGGCGTTAAG GCGGAGCACTCTTACAAGCTGAACCCTAAACTACtcgtgcagctgcagcactgCGAGGAGCACCAGATTCCCCTGGTGGTGGTCCTTGGCGATGCAGAGCTGGCGCAGGGATTGGTCAAGCTGCGTGAGGTGACAACGCGCGAGGAGACCAACGTCAAGCTGGAGGATCTGGCCGCCGAAATCCGGCGACGACAGCAATCCGCCTAG
- the LOC122624590 gene encoding uncharacterized protein LOC122624590 — protein sequence MSQVEQLHLKSPPETAGAASPEAAAALAVAADANETELMVKVVMGMGYPEGEARLALAQGNNNVQRAVQILVEGMDDGESRQRRGNRKRLRQLRGHLMGDPLATDDAIVEMMREQRIAQALAELVNGSSVQVMELLLAEEEDELEEEQEQLETSQEQTSSSTESSPHSN from the coding sequence ATGTCGCAAGTTGAGCAATTGCATCTGAAATCCCCGCCAGAAACAGCTGGAGCAGCATCTCCCGAAGCAGCCGCTGCGCTGGCCGTGGCAGCCGATGCCAACGAAACGGAGCTTATGGTGAAGGTGGTCATGGGCATGGGCTATCCGGAGGGCGAGGCTCGCCTGGCGCTGGCCCAGGGCAACAACAACGTGCAGCGGGCGGTGCAGATCTTGGTGGAGGGCATGGATGATGGCGAGTCGCGCCAGAGGCGTGGCAATCGCAAGCGATTGAGGCAACTGCGCGGCCACCTCATGGGCGATCCACTTGCCACGGATGACGCCATCGTCGAGATGATGCGGGAGCAGAGGATCGCACAGGCGCTGGCCGAGCTGGTGAACGGGAGCAGTGTGCAGGTCATGGAACTGCTGCTGGCCGAGGAAGAGGatgagctggaggaggagcaggagcagctggaaaCCAGCCAGGAGCAGACATCCTCATCCACCGAAAGCTCGCCGCACAGCAACTAA